A genomic segment from Kineococcus rhizosphaerae encodes:
- a CDS encoding carbohydrate ABC transporter permease encodes MATTTGSGISAAAPPARAPRTPSGNSTRTFNIVCGVVLGVFAVVWLIPSLWAIKTSFTTNAVSALGTPAILKDTSPTLASYLALLEGGDIWNWYLASFLTSAITVVLTVVFASMAGYALSRLRFRGRNVVFGVMLLGIMIPGQVLIVPIFEGLGAVHLLNTYWAVILPQVPAVIAVFVFKQFFDGLPVELEEAARLDGAGYWRIYRSVIMPLSKPVISAMGILTFVNVWNNLLLPLFVVSNPKLMTIPVGLATVQGSFGQRYSDIQASSLLGALPLVILFLIFQRRIVEGVAGTGLKG; translated from the coding sequence ATGGCGACCACGACAGGGTCCGGCATCTCCGCCGCAGCCCCTCCCGCCCGCGCACCCCGGACGCCGTCGGGGAACTCCACGCGCACCTTCAACATCGTCTGCGGAGTGGTGCTGGGGGTCTTCGCGGTCGTCTGGCTCATCCCGAGCCTGTGGGCGATCAAGACCTCGTTCACGACGAACGCGGTCTCCGCGCTCGGCACCCCGGCGATCCTCAAGGACACCAGCCCGACGCTGGCCTCCTACCTGGCGCTGCTCGAGGGTGGCGACATCTGGAACTGGTACCTGGCCAGCTTCCTCACCTCCGCGATCACCGTCGTCCTGACCGTCGTCTTCGCCTCGATGGCCGGGTACGCGCTGTCCCGGCTGCGCTTCCGCGGCCGCAACGTCGTCTTCGGGGTCATGCTGCTGGGCATCATGATCCCCGGTCAGGTCCTCATCGTCCCGATCTTCGAGGGCCTCGGTGCGGTCCACCTGCTCAACACCTACTGGGCGGTGATCCTGCCGCAGGTGCCGGCGGTCATCGCGGTCTTCGTGTTCAAGCAGTTCTTCGACGGCCTGCCCGTGGAGCTGGAGGAGGCCGCCCGCCTGGACGGGGCCGGCTACTGGCGCATCTACCGCTCGGTCATCATGCCGCTGTCCAAGCCGGTGATCTCGGCCATGGGCATCCTGACCTTCGTCAACGTCTGGAACAACCTGCTGCTGCCGTTGTTCGTGGTGTCCAACCCCAAGCTCATGACCATCCCCGTGGGTCTGGCCACCGTCCAGGGCTCCTTCGGCCAGCGCTACTCCGACATCCAGGCGTCCTCGCTGCTGGGTGCGCTGCCGCTGGTCATCCTGTTCCTCATCTTCCAGCGCCGCATCGTCGAGGGCGTCGCCGGAACCGGCCTGAAGGGCTGA
- a CDS encoding diflavin oxidoreductase produces MTAASTTGNGLLIPADAPFSAGQQVWLAGFLAGVSSARRNTAAKPAATVTVEVLYGSQTGNSERVAEDVVAALRAQGLGGTARVLDDVSLEDLAAMQRVLVVTSTYGEGEMPDNAELFWEALASPTAPRLEGLRFSVLALGDSGYDEFCQAGRLFDLRFEQLGATRVAPRVDCDVEFEDPAAEWTGRVVGLLAAEAGSAPVPAPAAPVRRERSKWNRKNPYPSRLRVNRVLSGAGSAKEIRHLELDLAGSGIEYAAGDALAVVPRNSPALVDALLAELGFDPDQDVSGVPLREQLGSHWEISAPSKDLVARLAERHPDSELAAVIAHDDKGLLENWLWGRDVLDLLRLHPDHGVDVDALAGLVRPLTHRAYSISSSPLASPDRIHLTVAAVRHGTEREHLGVCSTYLADRLGEDDPVGIFLQPNAAFRLPADDDAPVVMIGPGTGIAPFRAFLQERAGRGAGGRNWLFFGDQHRADDFIYADELEEFQASGVLTRLDLAFSRDQAEKVYVQTRMRENSKELFSWLEDGGSVFVCGDASRMARDVDAALHDVVAEHRGRGADDAAAYVNDLKRSKRYVRDVY; encoded by the coding sequence GTGACCGCCGCGAGCACCACCGGCAACGGCCTCCTGATCCCGGCCGACGCGCCCTTCTCCGCCGGGCAGCAGGTGTGGCTGGCGGGGTTCCTCGCCGGGGTCTCCTCGGCGCGGCGGAACACCGCGGCGAAACCCGCGGCGACCGTCACCGTCGAGGTCCTGTACGGCTCGCAGACGGGCAACTCCGAACGGGTCGCCGAGGACGTCGTCGCGGCGCTGCGGGCCCAGGGCCTGGGCGGCACCGCGCGGGTGCTGGACGACGTGTCGCTGGAGGACCTCGCCGCGATGCAGCGGGTCCTGGTCGTGACCTCCACCTACGGCGAGGGCGAGATGCCCGACAACGCCGAGCTGTTCTGGGAGGCCCTGGCCTCCCCGACGGCGCCCCGCCTGGAGGGCCTGAGGTTCTCCGTGCTCGCCCTCGGGGACAGCGGCTACGACGAGTTCTGCCAGGCCGGCAGGCTGTTCGACCTGCGCTTCGAGCAGCTGGGGGCGACGCGGGTCGCACCCCGCGTGGACTGCGACGTGGAGTTCGAGGACCCCGCGGCGGAGTGGACCGGGCGGGTCGTGGGCCTGCTGGCCGCCGAGGCCGGGTCCGCGCCCGTCCCGGCCCCCGCCGCGCCCGTGCGCCGGGAGCGGTCGAAGTGGAACCGGAAGAACCCCTACCCCTCGAGGCTGCGGGTCAACCGGGTCCTGTCCGGGGCGGGCAGCGCCAAGGAGATCCGGCACCTCGAACTCGACCTCGCCGGCTCCGGCATCGAGTACGCCGCCGGTGACGCTCTGGCCGTCGTGCCGCGCAACTCCCCCGCGCTGGTGGACGCGCTGCTGGCCGAGCTCGGGTTCGACCCCGACCAGGACGTGTCCGGGGTGCCGCTGCGCGAGCAGCTCGGCAGCCACTGGGAGATCTCGGCACCCTCGAAGGACCTCGTGGCCCGTCTCGCCGAACGCCACCCCGACTCCGAGCTCGCCGCCGTCATCGCCCACGACGACAAGGGCCTGCTGGAGAACTGGTTGTGGGGCAGGGACGTCCTGGACCTGCTGCGCCTGCACCCCGACCACGGGGTCGACGTCGACGCGCTCGCCGGGCTGGTGCGTCCCCTGACGCACCGCGCCTACTCGATCTCCTCGTCGCCGCTGGCCAGCCCGGACCGCATCCACCTGACCGTCGCGGCCGTCCGGCACGGCACCGAGCGAGAGCACCTCGGGGTCTGCTCCACCTACCTCGCCGACCGGCTCGGCGAGGACGACCCCGTCGGGATCTTCCTGCAGCCCAACGCCGCGTTCCGGCTGCCCGCCGACGACGACGCCCCCGTCGTGATGATCGGCCCCGGCACCGGCATCGCCCCGTTCCGGGCCTTCCTGCAGGAACGGGCCGGGCGCGGGGCGGGCGGGCGCAACTGGTTGTTCTTCGGCGACCAGCACCGCGCCGACGACTTCATCTACGCCGACGAGCTCGAAGAGTTCCAGGCCTCCGGCGTGCTGACCCGCCTCGACCTCGCGTTCTCCCGCGACCAGGCCGAGAAGGTCTACGTGCAGACGCGGATGCGGGAGAACTCCAAGGAGCTGTTCTCCTGGCTGGAGGACGGCGGGTCGGTGTTCGTCTGCGGTGACGCGTCGCGGATGGCCCGGGACGTGGACGCCGCTCTGCACGACGTCGTCGCCGAGCACCGCGGGCGCGGCGCCGACGACGCGGCGGCGTACGTCAACGACCTGAAGCGGTCCAAGCGCTACGTGCGCGACGTGTACTGA
- a CDS encoding carbohydrate ABC transporter permease: MSTQTTTSAGAVSLAARGGARPRYADNKPAWLFLAPFVLFFALFLVVPTIYMAISSFFNTSIAKSGLGSFAGFANYQEMLTKREFWDDMWHTLQFTLYTVPPLVVLAFVFAVLANRVRRGQWFFRLAFFVPFILPSATISLIWVFIYAPGNGLFAQIQTWLGNAAPTPVLADPKTAMVGVAIATLWWTIGFNFILYLAGLQDIPRELYEAAAIDGTTPWQQIRYITIPLLSRTTSLIIVLQIIASLKIFDQVYLMTSGGPGTSTQTAIGLITNTAFTDFRSGAASAAAVLLFIVILAIAAIRQLIERNQERTA; encoded by the coding sequence GTGAGCACCCAGACCACCACCTCCGCAGGCGCCGTCTCGCTGGCGGCCCGCGGAGGCGCCCGCCCGCGGTACGCCGACAACAAGCCCGCGTGGCTGTTCCTCGCCCCGTTCGTCCTCTTCTTCGCCCTGTTCCTCGTGGTGCCCACGATCTACATGGCCATTTCGAGCTTCTTCAACACGAGCATCGCCAAGTCGGGCCTGGGCAGCTTCGCGGGGTTCGCGAACTACCAGGAGATGCTGACCAAGCGCGAGTTCTGGGACGACATGTGGCACACCCTGCAGTTCACGCTGTACACGGTGCCGCCGCTGGTCGTGCTGGCCTTCGTCTTCGCCGTGCTGGCCAACCGCGTCCGGCGCGGTCAGTGGTTCTTCCGGCTGGCGTTCTTCGTCCCCTTCATCCTGCCGTCGGCGACCATCTCCCTGATCTGGGTCTTCATCTACGCCCCCGGCAACGGCCTGTTCGCCCAGATCCAGACCTGGCTGGGCAACGCGGCCCCGACGCCCGTCCTGGCCGACCCCAAGACCGCGATGGTCGGCGTCGCGATCGCCACCCTGTGGTGGACGATCGGGTTCAACTTCATCCTGTACCTGGCCGGCCTGCAGGACATCCCCCGCGAGCTGTACGAGGCGGCGGCCATCGACGGCACGACCCCCTGGCAGCAGATCCGGTACATCACCATCCCGCTGCTCAGCCGGACGACGTCGCTGATCATCGTGCTGCAGATCATCGCGAGCCTGAAGATCTTCGACCAGGTCTACCTCATGACCTCCGGCGGGCCGGGCACGTCGACCCAGACCGCCATCGGCCTGATCACCAACACCGCCTTCACCGACTTCCGCAGCGGTGCGGCGTCGGCGGCCGCGGTGCTGCTGTTCATCGTGATCCTGGCGATCGCCGCCATCCGCCAGCTCATCGAGCGCAACCAGGAGAGGACGGCCTGA
- a CDS encoding LLM class flavin-dependent oxidoreductase — protein sequence MDLSCVVLNDLHPTAFTATARTAEEAGLRTVFSYDHLSWRDFRDGPWYAAVPLLAAAAAATEDVRLGTLVASPNYRHPVTFAHEVMTLDQLSGGRFELGVGAGTSAADAAVLGLPALTPRRRQERFEEWTLLLRTLLTRRATDAEGEHYTAVDARNVPGPVHGRVPLTVAAAGPRGMRFAARTGDGWVTYGEEGPDAVERFTAPLARFQAVEGAGGVRKVALLGLDEREAYDDYPAFATALADAGFDEVCVHWPRPDGRGLPAAELDTVLAHHR from the coding sequence GTGGACCTGTCCTGCGTCGTCCTCAACGACCTGCACCCGACCGCCTTCACCGCCACCGCCCGCACCGCCGAGGAGGCCGGGCTGCGGACCGTGTTCAGCTACGACCACCTGTCGTGGCGCGACTTCCGCGACGGCCCCTGGTACGCCGCCGTCCCCCTGCTCGCCGCGGCCGCGGCCGCCACGGAGGACGTCCGGCTCGGCACCCTCGTCGCCTCCCCGAACTACCGCCACCCCGTGACGTTCGCCCACGAGGTCATGACCCTCGACCAGCTCTCCGGTGGCCGGTTCGAGCTCGGCGTCGGCGCCGGCACCTCCGCCGCGGACGCCGCCGTCCTCGGCCTGCCCGCCCTCACCCCGCGCCGGCGCCAGGAACGCTTCGAGGAGTGGACGCTGCTGCTGCGCACCCTCCTGACCCGGCGCGCCACGGACGCGGAAGGGGAGCACTACACCGCCGTGGACGCGCGCAACGTCCCCGGCCCCGTCCACGGCCGGGTCCCGCTGACCGTGGCGGCCGCCGGGCCCCGCGGCATGCGCTTCGCCGCCCGCACCGGCGACGGCTGGGTCACCTACGGCGAGGAGGGTCCGGACGCCGTCGAGCGCTTCACCGCACCGCTGGCCCGCTTCCAGGCCGTCGAGGGAGCCGGGGGAGTCCGCAAGGTCGCGCTCCTCGGCCTCGACGAGCGCGAGGCCTACGACGACTACCCGGCGTTCGCGACGGCGCTGGCCGACGCGGGGTTCGACGAGGTCTGCGTGCACTGGCCGCGTCCGGACGGGCGGGGACTGCCCGCCGCCGAGCTGGACACGGTGCTGGCCCACCACCGGTAG
- a CDS encoding sugar-binding domain-containing protein — MVRRDWVNLNGTWEFEFDHGDSGLERGLRDRPLNATITVPFAPESELSGIGETDFVAAVWYRREVTIPAEWAGRRTLLHFGAVDHDATVWVDGEEVVRHRGGFTPFTADLGHRTGTVTVVVRARDDHRGPQARGKQSTRYDNYECLYTRTTGIWQTVWAEPVPDVSLGRPRLTPDVAGSTFHLEQPLRRSHTGSVGDRAGWTLSAQVRDGDGVVAEASVRADLDLSPRLTLPVPADRVRLWGPEDPHLYDVTVTLTDAAGEVVDTVETYAGLRSVSIDGKAVLLNGRPVFQRLVLDQGYYPDGLMTAPTDEALRRDIELSLAAGFNGARLHQKVFEERFLHHADRLGYLVWGEFGDWGAVEEGTSVRGEHQRPTPNFIAQWLEALERDYSHPSIVGWCGLNETRQELTDRGQVLDDVTRAMFLAAKAMDTSRPVLDASGYSHRVLESDVWDSHNYTQDPAKFAQEVGGLAQDRPHTNYGGHEPDYGREGVVWSLPYQGQPWFCSEFGGIWWRPDAAASNPDLDRSATSSWGYGEPPRTEEEFHHRFEGLTGALLNDPLMFGYCYTQLTDVFQEQNGVYSFDRSDKLDVARVRAAQTRPAAIEK; from the coding sequence ATGGTCCGCCGCGACTGGGTGAACCTCAACGGGACCTGGGAGTTCGAGTTCGACCACGGCGACTCCGGGCTCGAACGCGGGCTCCGCGACCGCCCGCTGAACGCGACCATCACCGTGCCCTTCGCCCCCGAGTCCGAGCTGTCCGGCATCGGCGAGACCGACTTCGTCGCCGCCGTCTGGTACCGCCGCGAGGTCACGATCCCCGCCGAGTGGGCCGGGCGGCGCACCCTGCTGCACTTCGGCGCCGTCGACCACGACGCCACCGTCTGGGTCGACGGGGAGGAGGTCGTGCGCCACCGCGGCGGCTTCACCCCGTTCACCGCCGACCTCGGCCACCGCACGGGGACGGTCACCGTCGTCGTGCGGGCCCGCGACGACCACCGCGGCCCGCAGGCCCGCGGCAAGCAGTCCACCCGCTACGACAACTACGAGTGCCTCTACACGCGCACCACGGGCATCTGGCAGACCGTCTGGGCCGAACCCGTCCCCGACGTCAGCCTCGGCCGGCCCCGCCTGACGCCCGACGTCGCCGGCAGCACCTTCCACCTCGAGCAGCCCCTGCGCCGCAGCCACACCGGCTCCGTGGGCGACCGCGCGGGCTGGACGCTGTCCGCGCAGGTCCGCGACGGCGACGGCGTCGTGGCCGAGGCGAGCGTGCGCGCCGACCTCGACCTCTCACCCCGCCTGACGCTGCCCGTGCCCGCCGACCGCGTGCGGCTGTGGGGGCCCGAGGACCCGCACCTGTACGACGTCACCGTGACCCTGACCGACGCCGCGGGCGAGGTGGTCGACACCGTCGAGACCTACGCCGGCCTGCGCTCGGTGAGCATCGACGGCAAGGCCGTCCTGCTCAACGGCCGGCCCGTCTTCCAGCGGCTCGTGCTCGACCAGGGGTACTACCCCGACGGCCTCATGACCGCCCCGACCGACGAGGCGCTGCGCCGCGACATCGAGCTGTCCCTGGCCGCGGGCTTCAACGGGGCCCGGCTGCACCAGAAGGTCTTCGAGGAGCGGTTCCTGCACCACGCCGACCGGCTCGGCTACCTCGTGTGGGGCGAGTTCGGGGACTGGGGAGCCGTCGAGGAGGGCACCTCGGTGCGCGGGGAGCACCAGCGGCCCACGCCGAACTTCATCGCGCAGTGGCTGGAGGCGCTCGAACGCGACTACTCCCACCCCTCGATCGTCGGCTGGTGCGGCCTGAACGAGACCCGCCAGGAGCTGACCGACCGCGGGCAGGTCCTCGACGACGTGACGCGCGCGATGTTCCTGGCCGCCAAGGCCATGGACACCTCCCGTCCGGTCCTCGACGCCTCCGGGTACTCCCACCGCGTCCTGGAGTCCGACGTGTGGGACTCGCACAACTACACCCAGGACCCGGCGAAGTTCGCCCAGGAGGTGGGGGGGCTCGCGCAGGACCGGCCCCACACCAACTACGGAGGCCACGAACCCGACTACGGCCGCGAGGGCGTCGTCTGGTCGCTGCCGTACCAGGGCCAGCCGTGGTTCTGCAGCGAGTTCGGCGGCATCTGGTGGCGCCCGGACGCCGCCGCCTCGAACCCCGACCTCGACCGCAGCGCCACGTCGTCCTGGGGCTACGGCGAGCCCCCGCGCACCGAGGAGGAGTTCCACCACCGCTTCGAGGGGCTCACCGGCGCGCTGCTGAACGACCCGCTGATGTTCGGCTACTGCTACACCCAGCTCACCGACGTGTTCCAGGAGCAGAACGGCGTCTACTCCTTCGACCGCTCCGACAAGCTCGACGTGGCCCGGGTGCGGGCGGCGCAGACGCGGCCGGCGGCCATCGAGAAGTAG
- a CDS encoding ferredoxin has translation MNPAPGPAHELRIDFAACDGHGACADLLPELLATDDWGFPRVRGGGRRALVPDALLRAAREAERCCPVLALRVDRRTTAG, from the coding sequence GTGAACCCCGCACCGGGTCCCGCGCACGAGCTGCGCATCGACTTCGCGGCGTGCGACGGGCACGGGGCCTGCGCCGACCTGCTGCCCGAGCTGCTGGCCACCGACGACTGGGGGTTCCCGCGCGTCCGCGGCGGCGGCCGCCGGGCTCTCGTGCCCGACGCCCTGCTCCGCGCCGCCCGGGAGGCCGAACGGTGCTGCCCGGTCCTCGCGCTGCGCGTTGACCGCCGCACGACCGCTGGCTAG
- a CDS encoding DUF1992 domain-containing protein, producing MSGRKPAGSSFEDWVERQVREATERGEFDHLPGAGAPLPGLDRAFSADRWAADKARREGFDVTGMLPPALALRREREVLLRDVHQLVSERAVRDVVTDFNDRVREQYRRPADGPLVVIALLDVEALVAEWHRRRPPAPAPATTQAPPVRGVRRWWRRIRGSHPQ from the coding sequence GTGAGCGGTCGCAAACCCGCGGGCAGTTCCTTCGAGGACTGGGTCGAGCGCCAGGTCCGCGAGGCCACCGAGCGCGGCGAGTTCGACCACCTGCCCGGTGCGGGCGCGCCGCTGCCCGGGCTGGACCGCGCCTTCTCCGCCGACCGGTGGGCCGCCGACAAGGCCCGGCGCGAGGGCTTCGACGTCACGGGGATGCTGCCGCCGGCCCTGGCCCTGCGGCGCGAACGGGAGGTCCTGCTGCGCGACGTCCACCAGCTCGTCTCCGAGCGGGCCGTGCGCGACGTCGTCACCGACTTCAACGACCGCGTGCGCGAGCAGTACCGGCGCCCGGCCGACGGACCGCTCGTCGTGATCGCCCTGCTCGACGTCGAGGCGCTCGTGGCCGAGTGGCACCGCCGGCGCCCGCCCGCACCGGCCCCGGCGACCACGCAGGCACCCCCGGTGCGAGGCGTCCGGCGGTGGTGGCGCCGGATCCGGGGCAGCCACCCGCAGTGA
- a CDS encoding extracellular solute-binding protein: protein MNSHPPTPPARGVLSRRNLLRGGLAAGGLGLVAATAGCGSPLAAGLAGSQLDPGTVTFWNLFGGGDGARLQTMLDEYRQQQSRPDSLVAATFAWGNPYYTKVSLATIGDQPPDVAVAHLTRAANLAQAGLLTPITEDMLSTVGLTSADFNQKVWAAQKVNDQDWTVPLDTHPFVMFYNVDVCQKAGLLDGEGKLKPIQGVEEWEAALKAAKQATGGLGLSVANVNEFATPWRFFQTLYSQQEGATDFLSDGGTKITFNEDLTAKTLEYIQKLANDGLISKAADYAGSQTDMFTGKSAFYLQGEWEITTAQGIKDLKFGMVPVPTVFDKPAAQADSHTFVLPKMERSPEQVQRAMGFIKSMLDQSMTWAAGGHVPAYLPTLDSDEYKALEPQADYASAADVAVYDAPAWYSGSGSNFENIVGAQIGLVQQGLSSPSAAISSIRSQLQSYASTANPL from the coding sequence GTGAACAGTCATCCCCCGACACCCCCCGCCCGGGGTGTCCTCAGCCGGCGCAACCTCCTGCGCGGTGGTCTCGCGGCCGGTGGTCTGGGCCTCGTCGCGGCGACGGCCGGGTGCGGTTCCCCCCTGGCCGCGGGCCTGGCCGGCAGCCAGCTCGACCCCGGCACGGTCACCTTCTGGAACCTCTTCGGCGGTGGCGACGGCGCCCGCCTGCAGACCATGCTGGACGAGTACCGCCAGCAGCAGAGCAGGCCGGACTCGCTGGTCGCGGCCACGTTCGCCTGGGGCAACCCGTACTACACCAAGGTCTCCCTCGCCACGATCGGCGACCAGCCGCCGGACGTCGCCGTCGCCCACCTGACGCGGGCGGCCAACCTGGCCCAGGCGGGTCTGCTCACGCCGATCACCGAGGACATGCTGAGCACGGTCGGGCTCACGTCGGCGGACTTCAACCAGAAGGTCTGGGCGGCCCAGAAGGTGAACGACCAGGACTGGACCGTCCCGCTGGACACCCACCCCTTCGTCATGTTCTACAACGTCGACGTCTGCCAGAAGGCCGGGCTGCTCGACGGCGAGGGCAAGCTCAAGCCCATCCAGGGCGTGGAGGAGTGGGAGGCCGCCCTGAAGGCGGCCAAGCAGGCCACCGGCGGCCTGGGCCTCAGCGTGGCCAACGTCAACGAGTTCGCCACGCCCTGGCGCTTCTTCCAGACCCTCTACTCCCAGCAGGAGGGGGCCACCGACTTCCTCTCCGACGGCGGGACGAAGATCACCTTCAACGAGGACCTGACCGCCAAGACGCTGGAGTACATCCAGAAGCTGGCCAACGACGGCCTCATCAGCAAGGCCGCCGACTACGCCGGGTCGCAGACCGACATGTTCACCGGGAAGTCGGCCTTCTACCTGCAGGGCGAGTGGGAGATCACCACCGCGCAGGGGATCAAGGACCTGAAGTTCGGCATGGTGCCGGTCCCCACGGTCTTCGACAAACCGGCCGCGCAAGCGGACTCGCACACCTTCGTCCTGCCGAAGATGGAGCGCTCCCCCGAGCAGGTGCAGCGGGCCATGGGCTTCATCAAGTCGATGCTCGACCAGAGCATGACCTGGGCCGCCGGCGGTCACGTCCCGGCCTACCTGCCGACCCTGGACAGCGACGAGTACAAGGCGCTGGAGCCGCAGGCCGACTACGCCTCGGCGGCCGACGTCGCCGTCTACGACGCCCCGGCGTGGTACTCCGGCTCCGGGTCGAACTTCGAGAACATCGTCGGAGCACAGATCGGCCTGGTCCAGCAGGGCCTGTCCAGCCCCTCGGCCGCGATCTCGTCCATCCGGTCGCAGCTGCAGTCCTACGCGAGCACGGCGAACCCGCTGTGA
- a CDS encoding alpha-N-arabinofuranosidase — MTSLNGVVDLDVAGPTISRHLYGHFAEHLGRCIYEGFWVGEDSGIQNSAGIRDDVVQALKDISIPNLRWPGGCFADEYHWMNGVGPREERPSMVNTHWGDVVEDNSFGTHEFMRLCELLGAQPYVSGNVGSGTVAEMADWVEYLTRSGDAPMSRLRAEHGHAEPWKVPFWGIGNESWGCGGNMTAEQYAQLASQFATYCRNHDGNELYRIAAGPNRDDYAWTETLMKSISTLGGPVEERHHQRWQALSFHYYTHASDDWKHKGSATGFDADEYHATMVNAWRIDEIVRGHSRVMDAYDPDATVGLVCDEWGTWWDVEPGTNPGFLFQQNTMRDALVAGLHFDVFHANARRLVMANIAQTVNVLQAMVLTDGAQMVLTPTYHVFAMNAGHQDATHHPVQVTSADARSEGDHGSYPTLSTSVSSRDGSALVSLTNLDLDGPATVRLDLRGRDWQVGAARLLAAPTPQAHNTVEDPGAVAPAAFDGARREGSTLVVDLPAHSFATVELTLA; from the coding sequence GTGACTTCCCTGAACGGCGTCGTCGACCTCGACGTCGCCGGACCGACCATCAGCCGCCACCTTTACGGCCACTTCGCCGAGCACCTCGGCCGCTGCATCTACGAGGGGTTCTGGGTCGGGGAGGACTCCGGGATCCAGAACTCGGCGGGGATCCGCGACGACGTCGTGCAGGCCCTGAAGGACATCTCGATCCCGAACCTGCGCTGGCCCGGGGGCTGCTTCGCCGATGAGTACCACTGGATGAACGGCGTCGGCCCGCGCGAGGAACGGCCCTCGATGGTGAACACCCACTGGGGTGACGTCGTCGAGGACAACTCCTTCGGCACGCACGAGTTCATGCGGCTGTGCGAGCTGCTGGGCGCGCAGCCGTACGTGTCGGGCAACGTGGGGTCCGGGACGGTCGCGGAGATGGCCGACTGGGTCGAGTACCTCACGCGGTCCGGGGACGCCCCCATGTCGCGGCTGCGCGCCGAGCACGGCCACGCCGAGCCGTGGAAGGTCCCCTTCTGGGGCATCGGCAACGAGTCCTGGGGCTGCGGCGGAAACATGACCGCCGAGCAGTACGCCCAGCTCGCCTCGCAGTTCGCGACGTACTGCCGCAACCACGACGGCAACGAGCTGTACCGGATCGCGGCCGGCCCCAACCGGGACGACTACGCGTGGACCGAGACGCTGATGAAGTCGATCAGCACCCTCGGCGGGCCGGTCGAGGAGCGGCACCACCAGCGCTGGCAGGCGCTGTCGTTCCACTACTACACGCACGCCAGCGACGACTGGAAGCACAAGGGCTCGGCGACGGGGTTCGACGCCGACGAGTACCACGCGACGATGGTCAACGCCTGGCGCATCGACGAGATCGTCCGCGGCCACTCCCGCGTCATGGACGCCTACGACCCGGACGCCACCGTCGGCCTGGTGTGCGACGAGTGGGGCACCTGGTGGGACGTCGAACCCGGCACCAACCCCGGGTTCCTGTTCCAGCAGAACACCATGCGCGACGCGCTCGTGGCGGGGCTGCACTTCGACGTGTTCCACGCCAACGCGCGCCGGCTCGTCATGGCCAACATCGCCCAGACGGTCAACGTGCTGCAGGCCATGGTGCTGACCGACGGGGCGCAGATGGTGCTCACCCCGACGTACCACGTGTTCGCCATGAACGCCGGCCACCAGGACGCCACGCACCATCCGGTGCAGGTCACGTCGGCCGACGCCCGGTCCGAGGGCGACCACGGGTCCTACCCGACCCTGTCGACGTCGGTGAGCTCGCGCGACGGCAGCGCGCTGGTGTCGCTGACGAACCTGGACCTGGACGGCCCCGCCACGGTCCGTCTCGACCTGCGCGGCCGGGACTGGCAGGTCGGTGCGGCGCGGCTGCTCGCGGCGCCGACCCCGCAGGCCCACAACACCGTCGAGGACCCCGGGGCCGTCGCCCCGGCCGCCTTCGACGGCGCCCGGCGGGAGGGGTCCACCCTGGTGGTGGACCTGCCCGCGCACTCCTTCGCGACGGTCGAGCTGACGCTGGCCTGA